The genome window ATCCCCTACGCTTTTACGTTTAGGAGTTAGGACTCCACCTCCGCTCTTAGTCCACCTTTAGCCTTTAGGATTATCATTAGATTAGATATTTCAACTGCTTCTTTGTTTATGGAATTGGACGCTGATGTTGGATTTCTGGATGAAATCGATTGGGATCTTTGGTTAGACGACGCCTCTATTTCCAATGGATTGGATCATGTCTTTCAGTTGCCAAATCCACCCGTCACCGCGACCGGTTCAACGCCGCTGCCGCCATCATCATCCACTTCGCCATCTTCAACGGTGGAGGAGCCTGAGCCTCCTTCGAACCCATCCCCGGATTTGCTCGGCGCGATCGAGACCATTTTGATGAAAGACGACGATTTCGACGCCAACAAGGTTCCTTTGGCGGAATCGGGACCCGCTAACAACGACTACTACGACCAATTTTTGGCAGATGTACTCGTCAACTCGCCTTCCACTGATGGCGATTCCAACGCTTTCCCCGATTCCGACAAAGACAAATTCGACCGCTCGCCGCTCACCGATGACGCCGACGACGATCCTATCTCCAAGAAAAGGAGAAGGTACCTTTAATTTACTATGCGTATTGTTATTGTTTGTATCGGTAAATCTGATCTGATTAGGGTTTTCTTAACTTGTGTCAAAGTAAAAATCGGAGAATTGCGTTTAAATTATAGAATGTGTGGCGTAATGCCGATAAAATTTCTGGATTGACTTATTCTTAATTTGTTGTTATTAAATTACTGTGTTTGTGTTAATTTATTGCATCTTTTCTGTTTTCTGTGCTAATAAAGTGAATCTTTTGAAGAGGATTAGGAGATAAGCAAGATTACTGGGTTGGAAAAAAGAATAGGTTATTGGTTGAATTATAACTGTGTGTTGGTTAATTACGATAATAGCGTTGATAGTAGCGAATGTGGTTTGAAATTCCAGGCAGTTGAGAAACAAGGATGCGGCCGTGAGATCAAGGGAGAGGAGAAAGATGTATGTGAAGGATCTGGAGATTAAGAGCAAGTATTTTGAAGCTGAATGCAGGAGACTGGGCAATCTGCTCCAGTGCTGCTACGCCGAGAATCATGCTTTACGCTTGAGTTTGCAGATGAACAATGCATATCGACAAGGACATGGTGGTTTGGCCTCAAAGCAGGAGTCTGCTGTGCTCTTTTTGGAACTCCTGCTGTTGGGTTCCCTGCTTTGGTGCCTGGACATCATGTGCCTCCTTGCTCTGCCTCGAACTCTAATGACCCTGCTGCTACATCCACTGAAAAACGTGGACGTGGACGGAAACAAAGCTCTAGGAAGAGTGGGTCAAAGGCCAAGAGGGGGGTCGAGTAAGATGTTTCAACTCTCATCTTTTTCTAAAAGTAGGAGATGCAAATCGTCAAGGACAAAGATGAAACAGAGTGGGTTGCCTTGGTTCCTGAGTATTTACGTGAACTCTGCTCTCCCTCCTCTAATGTTAATAACTTAAGGTTGATGGTTCGTTGgttggtttattttattttggtgttATGATCTTGTTTTGGTTGTAGTTATTACTCTTTGAGATGGTAGTAATGCAGAGATGCAGAGGGCCTTTTATCGAGTAGACTGTAAAACTAGCATCTATAATTAA of Malus sylvestris chromosome 6, drMalSylv7.2, whole genome shotgun sequence contains these proteins:
- the LOC126626359 gene encoding bZIP transcription factor 50, which gives rise to MELDADVGFLDEIDWDLWLDDASISNGLDHVFQLPNPPVTATGSTPLPPSSSTSPSSTVEEPEPPSNPSPDLLGAIETILMKDDDFDANKVPLAESGPANNDYYDQFLADVLVNSPSTDGDSNAFPDSDKDKFDRSPLTDDADDDPISKKRRRQLRNKDAAVRSRERRKMYVKDLEIKSKYFEAECRRLGNLLQCCYAENHALRLSLQMNNAYRQGHGGLASKQESAVLFLELLLLGSLLWCLDIMCLLALPRTLMTLLLHPLKNVDVDGNKALGRVGQRPRGGSSKMFQLSSFSKSRRCKSSRTKMKQSGLPWFLSIYVNSALPPLMLIT